TCCTTCTAAAATTTCAAATATGCTGCTATAAAGAGGAGTGCATATCTCTTCAGTGACATTCATAGTGTAAATCATTCCAATAGGCATTCTTTTAGGAGCATTGGACTCTCCCCCATAAACAAATGAGGAAAATAAAAACCTTTCAAAAAATGATCTGAGTTCTCCAGTTATCTCACCAAAGTAAATAGGGCTTCCAAATATGATTCCATCGGAATTCTTCATTTTAGGAAGCAAATCTCTTAAATCGTCTTTG
The sequence above is drawn from the Methanobrevibacter ruminantium genome and encodes:
- a CDS encoding NAD(P)H-dependent oxidoreductase produces the protein MKNSDGIIFGSPIYFGEITGELRSFFERFLFSSFVYGGESNAPKRMPIGMIYTMNVTEEICTPLYSSIFEILEGNLENVYSKPHSLKVYDTYQFTDYSKYENYAFDPELKAKRKEEHFHIDLKDAYDLGVKIAQDSLKI